A single genomic interval of Streptomyces sp. BA2 harbors:
- a CDS encoding nuclear transport factor 2 family protein, protein MSRNMQAVRDVYQAFTDGDLDGFIESLAPDFVSRQSDAVPWHGTYQGHDGVREMFGKVAERADATYEPSQFIEGDEHIVVVGDARITPRGTGAATTVRELHIWRVADGRLLGLEVFLNAPASLLAALES, encoded by the coding sequence ATGTCCAGAAACATGCAGGCGGTCCGGGACGTTTACCAGGCGTTCACCGACGGCGACCTCGACGGGTTCATCGAGTCGCTCGCCCCTGATTTCGTCTCCCGGCAGTCGGACGCAGTCCCATGGCACGGCACCTACCAGGGACACGACGGCGTCCGGGAGATGTTCGGCAAGGTCGCCGAACGTGCCGACGCCACCTACGAACCGTCCCAGTTCATCGAGGGTGACGAGCACATCGTCGTCGTGGGCGACGCCCGGATCACCCCCAGGGGCACCGGCGCGGCAACCACCGTCCGGGAACTGCACATCTGGCGGGTCGCAGACGGCCGGCTGCTCGGCCTGGAGGTCTTCCTCAACGCCCCTGCATCCCTGCTGGCCGCGCTCGAATCCTGA
- a CDS encoding TetR family transcriptional regulator: protein MESSTRLQILLTAERLFATQGIDATSLRQVSSEAQQRNTAAAKYHFQNKVTLVRTIFDHRLDVIDARRGEMLKSAESGDRLGDPRELVEILVRPLAEQATRVSSYYVRFLHRVFEYVGRDVTALPELGGLEEAVAVGRLVTERLPGLVQPPLRPRIRWAGQLIISALADLEGSHGASTAPELDPDSYVTALIDAVTGLLTAETTARPAGER, encoded by the coding sequence GTGGAATCATCGACCCGATTGCAGATCCTGCTCACCGCGGAGCGCCTGTTCGCCACTCAAGGAATCGACGCGACCTCCTTGCGGCAGGTCAGCTCCGAAGCGCAGCAGCGCAATACAGCAGCGGCGAAGTACCACTTCCAGAATAAAGTGACACTGGTCAGAACCATCTTCGATCACCGACTCGACGTCATAGACGCCAGGCGCGGCGAGATGCTGAAATCCGCCGAGTCCGGGGACCGTCTCGGCGACCCGAGGGAACTGGTGGAGATCCTGGTCCGCCCTCTGGCCGAGCAGGCGACCCGTGTGAGCAGCTACTACGTCCGCTTCCTGCACCGCGTCTTCGAGTACGTCGGGCGCGATGTCACCGCCCTCCCGGAACTGGGCGGGCTCGAGGAGGCGGTGGCTGTCGGGCGCCTGGTCACCGAACGGCTCCCCGGTCTGGTCCAGCCGCCGCTGCGCCCCCGGATCAGGTGGGCAGGCCAACTGATCATCTCCGCCCTCGCCGACCTGGAGGGATCACACGGGGCCTCCACCGCACCGGAGTTGGACCCCGACTCGTACGTGACGGCGTTGATCGACGCGGTCACCGGCCTGCTCACGGCCGAGACCACCGCCCGGCCCGCCGGCGAACGGTGA
- a CDS encoding MarR family winged helix-turn-helix transcriptional regulator → MGDAVDAVMHAWRRERPDVDIWPIGVVGRIQRLARLLEAEIQDFFRQYGLDNSEADVLTTLRRSGEPYELTPGQLVRATMVTSGAVTKRIDRMVTKNLVERVPDANDRRTVRIRLTAHGRQTVDDLFALHIANEVRLLQALDRDQADGLADALRTLLQSLGDTTLT, encoded by the coding sequence ATGGGCGACGCCGTCGACGCAGTGATGCACGCCTGGCGCCGGGAACGCCCCGACGTGGACATCTGGCCGATCGGAGTGGTGGGCCGGATCCAGCGCCTAGCCCGACTGCTTGAGGCGGAGATCCAGGACTTCTTCCGCCAGTACGGCCTGGACAACAGTGAGGCCGACGTCCTGACCACGCTCCGGAGGTCCGGCGAGCCCTACGAACTGACCCCAGGCCAGCTCGTCAGGGCGACCATGGTCACTTCGGGAGCCGTCACCAAACGCATCGACCGCATGGTCACCAAGAACCTTGTCGAACGGGTCCCGGACGCCAACGACCGCCGCACGGTGCGGATCCGGCTCACCGCACACGGCCGCCAGACCGTCGACGACCTGTTCGCCCTGCACATCGCCAACGAGGTACGCCTGCTCCAGGCCCTCGACCGCGACCAAGCGGATGGACTGGCCGACGCGCTGCGCACCCTGCTCCAGTCACTCGGCGACACCACCCTCACCTGA
- a CDS encoding alkyl sulfatase dimerization domain-containing protein, whose protein sequence is MTDSSNAQAVRAEEPSTPADRQLGPGAHALMRQNFGNIGNAQFQHIAAREVAAPHPPQVVEIAPRTFMIQPGMANVALFETDEGLLLVDAGCAGDGPALLQAVRQSSELPLHTVVFTHGHIDHAFGLWSFLEAGERPRVVAHENLLTHYARYAKTAGLNAAINGQRPGANGRSWPSAAEDFVVPDITFRDSLELRIGGERFVVRHAKGETDDAAWVWAPRRRVIAAGDLVVGYLPNAGNPRKVQRYAEEWADAAEEMAALGADCVITGHGECVRGSEAIRDELLTMAAYLRHIVRHTLDGLNAGLRPDEIVQSLAVPEHLAAHPRLQPRYDRPEFICRNVIRRYGGWWDGHAANLLPAPVAAQAHEIAQLAGGVPALAARARELADSDLQLACHLAEWAYLAEPQSEAAQECYVEVFGRRREAEPSLMGKLAFSEPHRRVAAQCATSGH, encoded by the coding sequence GTGACCGATTCGTCCAACGCGCAGGCTGTCCGTGCGGAAGAGCCGTCCACCCCGGCGGACCGTCAACTGGGCCCAGGTGCACACGCGTTGATGCGGCAGAACTTCGGCAACATCGGCAACGCGCAGTTCCAGCACATCGCAGCGCGCGAGGTCGCCGCACCGCACCCGCCCCAGGTCGTGGAGATCGCCCCCCGCACCTTCATGATCCAGCCCGGCATGGCGAACGTCGCCCTGTTCGAGACGGACGAGGGCCTGCTGCTCGTCGACGCGGGCTGCGCGGGCGACGGCCCCGCACTCCTGCAAGCTGTGCGACAGAGCAGTGAACTCCCGCTGCACACTGTGGTGTTCACACACGGCCACATCGACCACGCCTTCGGCCTGTGGTCGTTCCTGGAGGCCGGCGAACGGCCCCGTGTCGTCGCCCACGAGAACTTGCTCACCCACTACGCCCGCTACGCGAAGACCGCGGGCCTGAACGCCGCGATCAACGGACAGCGCCCCGGTGCCAACGGCCGCAGCTGGCCGAGCGCGGCCGAGGACTTCGTCGTCCCGGACATCACGTTCCGCGACAGCCTCGAACTCCGCATCGGAGGCGAGCGGTTCGTGGTGCGGCACGCCAAGGGCGAGACCGACGACGCCGCGTGGGTGTGGGCACCGCGGCGCCGGGTGATCGCCGCCGGGGACCTCGTCGTCGGCTATCTGCCCAACGCCGGCAACCCACGCAAGGTCCAGCGGTATGCGGAGGAGTGGGCGGACGCTGCCGAGGAGATGGCCGCCCTCGGCGCGGACTGTGTGATCACCGGCCATGGTGAATGCGTACGAGGATCCGAGGCGATCCGCGACGAACTGCTGACGATGGCCGCGTACCTCCGGCACATCGTGCGCCACACCCTCGACGGGCTCAACGCGGGCCTGCGGCCGGACGAGATCGTGCAGTCACTTGCGGTCCCCGAGCACCTGGCCGCCCACCCGCGCCTGCAACCGCGCTACGACCGGCCGGAGTTCATCTGCCGCAACGTGATCCGTCGTTACGGCGGCTGGTGGGACGGGCACGCTGCGAACCTGCTGCCCGCACCGGTGGCCGCGCAGGCGCATGAGATCGCCCAACTGGCGGGCGGTGTGCCGGCGCTGGCCGCCCGCGCCCGCGAACTCGCCGACTCCGACCTGCAGTTGGCCTGCCACCTCGCCGAATGGGCGTACCTCGCCGAGCCGCAGTCGGAGGCGGCGCAAGAATGTTACGTGGAGGTGTTCGGGCGGCGCCGGGAGGCCGAGCCGTCACTGATGGGCAAGCTGGCGTTCTCAGAACCGCACCGGCGCGTGGCCGCACAGTGTGCGACATCCGGCCACTGA
- a CDS encoding TetR-like C-terminal domain-containing protein: MERDSLSFPDTGDLRADLLTQMEALLRGLFGSPRFGRALIGLIADSHHHVDLAQGMQEVLFQPRIDDGRARLAKAREAGQLHADADLGLAVELLYGPVYYRLLLHQGGLHSPAELETLVDHALRALAPDTTLE; encoded by the coding sequence ATCGAGCGGGACAGCCTCAGCTTCCCCGATACCGGTGACCTGCGGGCCGACCTGCTGACCCAGATGGAGGCGCTGCTACGTGGCCTGTTCGGCAGTCCGCGCTTCGGCCGCGCGCTCATCGGCCTGATCGCGGACAGCCACCACCACGTCGACCTGGCTCAGGGCATGCAGGAAGTGCTCTTCCAGCCGCGCATCGACGACGGCCGCGCCCGCCTGGCCAAGGCCCGTGAGGCCGGCCAGCTCCACGCCGACGCCGACCTCGGCCTGGCCGTGGAACTCCTCTACGGCCCGGTCTACTACCGACTCCTCCTCCACCAGGGCGGCTTGCACAGCCCGGCCGAACTGGAGACCCTCGTCGACCACGCGTTGCGGGCCCTTGCGCCCGACACCACGCTGGAGTGA
- a CDS encoding MMPL family transporter, whose amino-acid sequence MAAFLYKTGKFSYRCRWWVTVLWAGLLVTAGLLASRADAAPPNDFSVPGTEAQEAYDLLEQRFPEIKADGATARVVFKADDGKVTAPDQKQAIEDAVRALGEAPQVERVTDPFKTGSVSKDGTTAYAQVSYGVTVTELADTSREALTDTVEEMRSPGLTVEAGGNAVSEKAAGGHSSEAIGLAVAAVVLVITFGALIAAGLPLLTALLGVGIATSAIKALAAPLDLGGTTSVLASMLGLAVGIDYALFVVSRYRDELARGRSREDAAAHAVGTAGSAVVFAGLTVVIALAALPVVGIPVLSQMGLAAAGTVALAVLIAVTLIPALLGIAGKRVKPARPRRRERRTGDAPSGAESRPGLGVRWVRFITRRPLAVLLLGTTALITVAVPAASLELGLPGDESKPTSTTQRRAYDLLADGFGPGFNGPLTAVVRADDGGDAQAAARDAATRINDTDGVATVTPPRFNDTKDTAVLTVVPTTAPGSEETSDLVHTLRAPETEGEDAEVLIAGTTAMNIDVSQKLADALLPYIALVVGLAFLLLIAVFRSILVPLKAALGFLLSITAGLGAVVAVFQWGWLGALFGVEVPGPVMSIMPIFMVGVVFGLAMDYEVFLVTRMRESYVAHRQPLRAVVSGFRHSARVVAAAAMIMIAVFAGFMGSNEQMVKTIGFGLAIAVLFDAFVVRMTLVPAVLALLGHRAWRLPRWLDRWVPHVDVEGENLQTSEPARAEAAPTDTGRPDSVEVPAEPFEVR is encoded by the coding sequence GTGGCTGCTTTCCTCTACAAAACCGGCAAGTTCTCCTACCGATGCAGGTGGTGGGTCACCGTCCTGTGGGCGGGACTGCTCGTGACGGCAGGGCTGCTCGCCTCCCGCGCCGACGCCGCGCCGCCGAACGATTTCTCCGTGCCGGGAACCGAGGCACAGGAAGCCTATGACCTCCTGGAGCAGCGCTTCCCCGAGATAAAGGCGGACGGGGCCACCGCGCGTGTCGTCTTCAAGGCCGACGACGGCAAGGTGACCGCTCCGGACCAGAAGCAGGCCATCGAGGACGCCGTGCGGGCGCTCGGCGAGGCACCGCAGGTGGAGCGGGTGACCGACCCGTTCAAGACGGGCTCCGTCAGCAAGGACGGCACCACCGCCTACGCGCAGGTGTCATACGGTGTAACGGTCACCGAGCTCGCGGACACCTCGCGCGAGGCGCTGACGGACACCGTGGAGGAGATGCGCTCGCCGGGCCTCACGGTCGAGGCCGGCGGCAACGCGGTCTCCGAGAAGGCCGCGGGCGGCCACTCCTCGGAGGCCATCGGACTCGCGGTGGCCGCCGTCGTACTCGTCATCACCTTCGGCGCGCTGATCGCGGCCGGACTGCCGCTGCTCACCGCGCTGCTCGGCGTCGGCATCGCCACCAGCGCGATCAAGGCGCTCGCGGCGCCGCTCGACCTGGGCGGCACCACGTCCGTATTGGCCTCCATGCTGGGCCTGGCCGTCGGCATCGACTACGCGCTGTTCGTCGTCTCCCGCTACCGCGACGAGCTGGCCCGCGGCAGGAGCCGTGAGGACGCCGCCGCCCACGCGGTGGGCACGGCGGGCTCCGCGGTCGTCTTCGCCGGCCTGACCGTGGTGATCGCCCTCGCGGCGCTGCCTGTCGTCGGCATCCCGGTGCTGTCCCAGATGGGTCTCGCCGCGGCCGGAACCGTCGCCCTGGCCGTGCTGATCGCCGTCACGCTGATCCCGGCCCTGCTCGGCATCGCCGGGAAGCGCGTCAAGCCTGCCCGCCCCCGCCGCCGCGAGCGCCGAACCGGCGACGCACCGTCAGGGGCGGAGTCACGTCCCGGCCTGGGCGTGCGCTGGGTCCGGTTCATCACCCGGCGCCCCCTCGCGGTTCTGCTCCTTGGCACCACCGCCCTGATCACCGTCGCGGTGCCCGCCGCCTCGCTCGAACTCGGCCTTCCCGGCGACGAGTCCAAGCCGACGTCCACGACCCAGCGCCGCGCCTATGACCTGCTCGCCGACGGCTTCGGCCCCGGCTTCAACGGCCCCCTGACCGCGGTCGTACGAGCCGACGACGGCGGAGACGCCCAGGCCGCCGCACGCGACGCCGCCACCCGGATCAATGACACGGACGGCGTGGCCACAGTGACGCCGCCACGTTTCAACGACACCAAGGACACCGCCGTACTCACCGTCGTCCCGACCACGGCGCCCGGCAGCGAGGAGACCTCCGACCTCGTCCACACGCTACGCGCGCCCGAGACCGAGGGAGAGGACGCCGAGGTGCTGATCGCGGGCACGACCGCGATGAACATCGATGTCTCGCAGAAGCTCGCCGACGCGCTGCTGCCCTACATCGCGCTCGTCGTGGGCCTTGCGTTCCTGCTGTTGATCGCCGTGTTCCGCTCGATCCTGGTGCCGCTGAAGGCCGCGCTCGGCTTCCTGTTGTCCATCACCGCCGGGCTCGGCGCAGTGGTCGCCGTCTTCCAGTGGGGCTGGCTGGGCGCCCTGTTCGGGGTCGAGGTGCCCGGCCCTGTGATGTCCATCATGCCGATCTTCATGGTCGGCGTCGTGTTCGGTCTGGCCATGGACTACGAGGTCTTCCTGGTGACCCGAATGCGTGAGTCCTACGTTGCCCACCGACAGCCGCTGCGTGCCGTGGTCAGTGGGTTCAGGCACAGCGCCCGGGTCGTGGCGGCCGCCGCGATGATCATGATCGCGGTGTTCGCCGGGTTCATGGGGTCGAACGAGCAGATGGTCAAGACCATCGGGTTCGGCCTGGCGATCGCCGTCCTCTTCGACGCCTTCGTCGTCCGCATGACGCTCGTGCCTGCGGTGCTCGCCCTGCTCGGCCACCGCGCCTGGCGGCTGCCGCGATGGCTGGACCGCTGGGTGCCGCACGTCGATGTGGAGGGTGAGAACCTCCAGACGTCCGAGCCGGCACGGGCCGAGGCGGCACCGACCGACACGGGGCGGCCGGACAGCGTCGAGGTACCCGCCGAGCCGTTCG
- a CDS encoding NADH:flavin oxidoreductase, whose protein sequence is MTDRAIPDVLSPGRIGPLKLRNRTIKAATFEGRSDGALVTDALIDFHRAVAAGGVGMTTVAYCAVAPEGRTQYDQIWMRPAAVPGLRRLTDAVHAEGAAVSAQLGHAGPVANPRSNRMAALGPSRRFNQLGGRLTRAATEDDVERISRAHGTAAELAVESGFDAVEVHLGHNYFASSFLSPRINKRMDAYGGSLHNRAKVARAAGRAVRDAVGDRIAILAKFNMDDGVGGGFWLDEALQVARWIEADGTVDALELTVGSSLLNPMYLFKGRAPIRDFAAALPQPQRLGVRMLGHRFLREYPYRDAYLLEEARQFRAALDLPLILLGGITGRESMDLAMAEGFQFVAMARALLREPDFVNRVREESAARSLCVHCNKCMPTNFSGTRCVLA, encoded by the coding sequence ATGACAGACAGGGCGATTCCCGATGTGCTGTCGCCGGGCCGGATCGGCCCGTTGAAGCTCCGCAACCGCACCATCAAGGCCGCGACGTTCGAAGGGCGCAGCGACGGCGCCCTCGTCACCGATGCGCTGATCGATTTCCATCGGGCGGTAGCGGCGGGCGGAGTGGGTATGACCACCGTCGCCTACTGCGCCGTCGCGCCCGAGGGGCGTACGCAGTACGACCAGATCTGGATGCGGCCTGCCGCCGTCCCCGGCCTGCGGCGACTCACCGACGCCGTGCACGCCGAGGGGGCCGCCGTATCGGCGCAGCTCGGCCATGCCGGGCCGGTCGCGAACCCCCGGTCGAACCGGATGGCCGCACTCGGTCCGAGCCGGCGGTTCAACCAGCTGGGCGGGCGACTGACGCGCGCCGCCACCGAGGATGACGTCGAGCGCATCTCGCGTGCCCACGGGACCGCCGCCGAGCTGGCCGTCGAGTCCGGGTTCGATGCGGTCGAGGTGCACCTCGGGCACAACTACTTCGCCAGCTCCTTCCTCAGCCCGCGGATCAACAAGCGCATGGACGCGTACGGCGGTTCGCTGCACAACCGGGCGAAGGTGGCCCGCGCGGCGGGGCGCGCGGTGCGGGACGCGGTGGGTGACCGGATCGCGATCCTGGCGAAGTTCAACATGGACGACGGGGTCGGCGGAGGATTCTGGCTGGACGAGGCACTGCAGGTCGCCCGCTGGATCGAGGCCGACGGCACCGTCGACGCCCTTGAGCTGACCGTCGGCAGCTCGCTGCTCAACCCCATGTATCTGTTCAAGGGCAGGGCGCCGATACGGGACTTCGCGGCCGCGCTGCCGCAGCCGCAGCGTCTGGGCGTACGGATGCTCGGTCACCGCTTCCTGCGCGAGTACCCCTACCGTGACGCGTACCTCCTTGAGGAGGCCCGCCAGTTCCGGGCCGCCCTCGACCTGCCACTGATCCTCCTCGGCGGCATCACCGGCCGGGAGTCCATGGATCTGGCCATGGCGGAGGGGTTCCAGTTCGTCGCGATGGCCCGCGCGCTGCTGCGCGAGCCGGACTTCGTCAACCGCGTACGGGAGGAAAGCGCAGCCCGATCGCTGTGCGTGCACTGCAACAAGTGCATGCCGACCAACTTCTCCGGTACACGCTGCGTCCTGGCGTGA